From Choristoneura fumiferana chromosome 7, NRCan_CFum_1, whole genome shotgun sequence, the proteins below share one genomic window:
- the LOC141429888 gene encoding pecanex-like protein 1 → MSLLHSVLAPAIRMALKLHQDHFMFPEEYCSSSALFSAISCHSARLVICHEAAPAWRHNVLRGAPHLLALRHVMDEGNDDYKIIMLNKRHLGFRVIKLNRECVRGLWAGQQQELVYLRNRNPERGSIQNAKQALRNIINSSCDQPIGYPIYVSPLTTSYGDTSPPLCALLGGPVTVAAIRTRLAALCKRIRRRCGEGCSSGGGGGGGRGRGRGGRGGGRGARQQHAATQRAASLQDIARWHARQLG, encoded by the exons ATGTCCCTACTGCACTCTGTGCTGGCGCCTGCTATAAGGATGGCTTTGAAACTGCACCAG GACCACTTCATGTTCCCCGAGGAGTACTGCAGCAGTTCGGCTCTCTTCTCCGCCATTTCGTGCCATTCAGCGCGACTCGTCATCTGCCACGAAGCGGCGCCCGCCTGGCGCCATAACGTGCTGCGTGGCGCCCCACACCTACTGGCTCTAAG ACACGTGATGGACGAAGGCAACGACGACTACAAGATAATAATGCTGAACAAGCGGCACCTGGGGTTCCGCGTGATCAAGCTGAACCGCGAGTGCGTGCGCGGCCTGTGGGCCGGCCAGCAGCAGGAGCTGGTCTATCTACGGAACCGGAACCCCGAACGGGGGTCCATACAGAACGCTAAGCAG GCGCTCCGCAACATAATAAACTCGTCGTGCGACCAGCCGATCGGGTACCCGATCTACGTGTCGCCGCTGACGACGTCGTACGGCGACACCTCGCCGCCGCTGTGCGCGCTGCTCGGCGGGCCCGTCACCGTCGCCGCCATCAGGACCCGGCTCGCTGCCCTGTGCAAACG GATCCGTCGTCGCTGCGGCGAGGGCTGCTCGAGCGgtggcgggggcggcggggggcgggggcggggacGTGGCGGCCGCggaggcgggcgcggcgcgcgccaaCAACACGCCGCGACACAACGCGCTGCATCTCTCCAGGACATCGCTCG CTGGCACGCGCGGCAGCTTGGCTAG
- the LOC141429504 gene encoding pecanex-like protein 1 — MQSAKLEEWLSSPSLTEALKPMSERSFVDLDPIFNVNLDEDYDFRASGITRSRFCAIYQEWIVHCGARRGAGWRRRAAARESPLVTLCFALSVVGRRALAHAQHLSASR; from the exons ATGCAGTCCGCCAAGCTGGAGGAGTGGCTGTCCTCTCCCTCTCTCACTGAAGCGCTCAAGCCCATGAGCGAGCGCAGCTTCGTCGACCTAGACCCTATATTCAACGTTAATCTCGATGAGGACTACGACTTCAGAGCTTCTGGAATCACCAG GTCCCGTTTCTGCGCGATATACCAGGAGTGGATCGTGCActgcggcgcgcggcgcggcgcggggtggcggcggcgcgcggccgccagggagtcgccgctggtcacgctgtgcttcgcgctcagcgtggtcgggagacgggcgctcgcgcacgcgcagcacctgtcagcctccaggtga